A window of Streptomyces sp. DG1A-41 contains these coding sequences:
- a CDS encoding LLM class F420-dependent oxidoreductase: MDLRIFTEPQQGATYDTLLAVAKATEELGFDAFFRSDHYLRMGSVDGLPGPTDAWITLAGLARETKRIRLGTLMTAGTFRLPGVLAIQVAQVDQMSGGRVELGLGAGWFEEEHKAYGIPFPKEKFARLEEQLEIVTGLWSTELGKTFDFHGTYYDLTDSPALPKPAQQKIPVLVGGHGATRTPRLAAKYADEFNIPFASIEDSERQFGRVRAAAEEAGRSGDLTYSNALVVCVGRDDQEVARRAAAIGRQPDELKLNGLAGSPAEVVDKIGRYAEVGASRIYLQILDLDDLDHLELISSQVQSQLS, encoded by the coding sequence ATGGATCTTCGCATCTTCACCGAGCCCCAGCAGGGGGCCACCTACGACACTCTGCTCGCCGTGGCCAAGGCCACGGAGGAGCTCGGCTTCGACGCATTTTTCCGTTCCGACCACTACCTCCGCATGGGCTCCGTGGACGGCCTGCCCGGCCCCACCGACGCCTGGATCACCCTGGCCGGACTCGCCCGCGAGACCAAGCGCATCCGGCTCGGCACCCTGATGACCGCAGGCACCTTCCGGCTCCCCGGCGTGCTCGCCATCCAGGTCGCCCAGGTCGACCAGATGTCCGGCGGCCGGGTCGAACTCGGCCTCGGCGCCGGCTGGTTCGAGGAGGAGCACAAGGCCTACGGCATCCCGTTCCCCAAGGAGAAGTTCGCCCGCCTCGAGGAACAGCTGGAGATCGTCACCGGCCTCTGGTCGACGGAGCTCGGCAAGACCTTCGACTTCCACGGCACCTACTACGACCTCACGGACTCTCCCGCGCTGCCCAAGCCCGCACAGCAGAAGATCCCCGTGCTCGTCGGCGGCCACGGCGCCACCCGCACCCCGCGGCTGGCCGCGAAGTACGCCGACGAGTTCAACATCCCCTTCGCCTCGATCGAGGACAGTGAGCGCCAGTTCGGCCGCGTCCGCGCCGCCGCCGAGGAGGCCGGCCGCAGCGGCGACCTTACCTACTCCAACGCCCTCGTCGTCTGCGTCGGCCGGGACGACCAGGAGGTCGCCCGCAGGGCCGCCGCGATCGGCCGCCAACCCGACGAGCTGAAGCTCAACGGCCTGGCGGGCTCCCCGGCCGAGGTCGTCGACAAGATCGGCCGCTACGCCGAGGTCGGCGCGAGCCGCATCTACCTCCAGATCCTCGACCTGGACGACCTCGACCACCTGGAGCTGATCTCCTCGCAGGTGCAGTCCCAGCTGTCGTAA
- a CDS encoding AAA family ATPase gives MSGSEPAEVEDWRVFRATGAVPRGTPPQLPPVPPWRRFRGGPPQPPPPEDEESATRRLGQVDAVPQLDGESTDIVNAALLLRRPLLVTGSPGVGKSTLAYLMARELGLGRVLEWNIVSRTTLRDGLYAHDALGRAQAIAAWRAGLNPTGATAVAAGAEDGPPPPAIGEFITLGPLGTALLPYDRPRVLLVDELDKSDIDLPNDLLHVLENGSYEIPELVRSTQDSARVHTSDPGVHAVVRRGRVECREFPVVVITSNGEREFPAAFRRRCLPLAMRTPTREQLLAIVESHLRARPPDAEALVDLFVKRIEAGGMHSLDQLLNAVQLTSAGTFRTDEGGRKLLEMLLRDLAKGR, from the coding sequence ATGAGCGGGTCGGAACCGGCGGAGGTGGAGGACTGGCGAGTCTTCCGAGCCACGGGAGCCGTCCCGCGAGGGACGCCGCCCCAACTGCCGCCCGTGCCGCCATGGCGCCGGTTCCGCGGCGGCCCTCCGCAGCCCCCACCACCCGAGGACGAGGAGTCCGCGACGCGCCGCCTGGGGCAGGTCGACGCCGTGCCGCAGCTCGACGGCGAGAGCACCGACATCGTCAATGCCGCCCTGTTGCTGCGCAGGCCACTGCTGGTCACCGGCTCGCCGGGCGTGGGCAAGTCCACGCTCGCCTACCTCATGGCCCGTGAGCTCGGTCTCGGCCGCGTACTGGAGTGGAACATCGTCAGCCGGACCACGCTGCGCGACGGCCTGTACGCCCATGACGCTCTCGGGCGCGCCCAGGCCATCGCGGCCTGGCGAGCCGGCCTGAACCCGACCGGAGCGACCGCCGTGGCCGCCGGAGCCGAGGACGGCCCACCGCCCCCGGCCATCGGCGAGTTCATCACCCTGGGACCGCTGGGCACCGCTCTGCTGCCCTACGACCGCCCGCGCGTGCTGCTCGTCGACGAACTCGACAAGAGCGACATCGACCTGCCCAACGACCTCTTGCACGTGCTGGAGAACGGCAGTTACGAAATCCCGGAACTCGTGCGCAGCACGCAGGACAGCGCACGGGTGCACACCAGTGATCCCGGGGTGCACGCCGTGGTGCGCCGAGGACGGGTGGAGTGCCGCGAGTTTCCCGTCGTGGTGATCACCAGCAATGGGGAGCGGGAGTTCCCGGCTGCCTTTCGCCGGCGTTGTCTCCCGCTGGCGATGCGCACTCCCACCCGTGAGCAACTGCTCGCCATCGTGGAAAGCCACCTGAGGGCACGGCCGCCGGACGCTGAAGCCCTCGTGGATCTGTTCGTTAAACGGATCGAGGCGGGAGGCATGCACTCCCTGGACCAGTTGCTCAACGCCGTCCAGCTCACCTCTGCGGGTACCTTCCGGACCGACGAAGGCGGTCGCAAGCTCCTGGAGATGTTGCTGCGTGACCTGGCGAAGGGCCGCTGA
- a CDS encoding nucleotide pyrophosphohydrolase has translation MTEPLDVAKLQRRLAEFAAARNWQPYHTPKNLAAALSVEASELVEIFQWSTPEESARVMTDPDTAHRVTDEVADVLAYLLQLCEVLGIDPLAALDAKIDRNERRFPI, from the coding sequence GTGACAGAACCTCTCGACGTGGCGAAACTGCAACGCCGGCTGGCCGAGTTCGCGGCCGCGCGGAACTGGCAGCCCTACCACACCCCCAAGAACCTGGCCGCCGCGCTCAGCGTGGAGGCGTCCGAACTGGTCGAGATCTTCCAGTGGTCGACGCCCGAGGAGTCGGCCCGTGTGATGACCGATCCGGACACCGCGCACCGCGTTACGGACGAGGTCGCCGACGTGCTCGCGTATCTGCTCCAGCTGTGCGAGGTGCTCGGCATCGACCCGCTGGCGGCGCTGGACGCGAAGATCGACCGGAACGAGCGGAGGTTCCCGATCTAG
- a CDS encoding SAV_2336 N-terminal domain-related protein: MDGVPDKLAPDPGSGGVGTGVVTPSGPEPLPSTPGSPTPSWQELADAVWLSAHWTRTGRPIRTDDNTPEEDERAGGAPGSPNRPSHDEPPDVPRDDTGTSPPPPFTPDPDGSDRIQLGVPVLPRTRSGTSAWRRPAAELARALHRLARQVPSPDAVQLDEEATAERGVFDELWIPAFRPADTTAFELVLLMDEAPTMAIWAEETAGLSAAAEHSGAFRAVRTVKVAVAPSGEPMLRWSAAGTTADPGEILNGRRDRVFLVVTDGLSHGWAAPAADHLLDRLGQVGPTAVVHLLPPHMRHRSSLYPHPAELEAGGFGAANHRLGLGPSAGGPDPLRPLPQLFDGALPVPVLSLKAGSVAAWADLVVGERGVRRALPALVAGTLSQGVPAPGLRAPRRSDASDAVGRFFTLATPTARRFATQLAAVPFQFDLIEQLRKRTMPTAGPSTSPRSSWAV; this comes from the coding sequence GTGGACGGGGTGCCCGACAAGCTCGCCCCTGACCCCGGCTCCGGCGGTGTCGGTACGGGAGTCGTGACCCCGTCGGGGCCGGAGCCGTTACCGTCCACTCCGGGGTCGCCCACGCCCAGCTGGCAGGAACTCGCCGACGCCGTCTGGCTGAGCGCCCACTGGACCCGCACCGGGCGCCCCATCCGGACGGACGACAACACGCCGGAGGAAGATGAACGGGCGGGCGGGGCACCTGGATCCCCGAACCGTCCGTCGCACGACGAGCCGCCGGATGTGCCGAGGGACGACACGGGCACGTCCCCGCCGCCCCCGTTCACGCCGGACCCGGACGGCTCAGACCGGATACAGCTCGGCGTCCCCGTCCTTCCCCGGACGCGGTCCGGCACGTCGGCGTGGAGGAGACCTGCCGCGGAGCTGGCCCGGGCCCTGCACCGCCTCGCGCGTCAGGTGCCGTCCCCCGACGCCGTGCAACTGGACGAAGAGGCCACGGCGGAGCGGGGCGTCTTCGACGAGCTGTGGATCCCTGCCTTCCGGCCGGCCGACACCACCGCGTTCGAGCTGGTCCTCCTCATGGACGAGGCTCCCACCATGGCGATCTGGGCTGAGGAGACGGCCGGACTGTCCGCCGCCGCCGAACACAGCGGTGCTTTCCGGGCCGTACGCACCGTCAAGGTGGCGGTAGCCCCGAGCGGTGAGCCGATGCTGCGGTGGAGTGCGGCGGGGACCACAGCCGATCCCGGGGAGATCCTGAACGGCCGGAGAGACCGGGTCTTCCTCGTCGTGACCGACGGGCTGAGCCACGGCTGGGCCGCACCCGCCGCCGACCACCTCCTCGACCGCCTCGGCCAGGTCGGCCCCACCGCCGTCGTGCACCTCCTTCCACCGCACATGCGGCACCGCTCCTCCCTGTACCCCCACCCCGCGGAACTGGAGGCCGGAGGCTTCGGCGCGGCCAACCACCGCCTCGGTCTCGGACCGTCGGCGGGGGGACCCGATCCGCTGCGCCCCCTGCCTCAACTGTTCGACGGTGCCCTGCCCGTCCCGGTGCTGTCCTTGAAGGCGGGCTCCGTCGCCGCCTGGGCCGATCTGGTCGTCGGAGAGCGCGGCGTGCGCCGTGCACTGCCCGCCTTGGTGGCGGGAACGCTGTCCCAAGGAGTGCCCGCGCCCGGACTGCGCGCTCCGCGTCGATCGGACGCGAGCGACGCGGTGGGCCGCTTCTTCACTCTGGCCACGCCGACGGCCCGTCGGTTTGCGACCCAACTCGCCGCAGTTCCCTTCCAGTTCGACCTCATCGAACAGTTGCGGAAACGGACCATGCCGACCGCCGGCCCGAGCACCTCGCCGAGATCCTCATGGGCGGTCTGA
- a CDS encoding SAM-dependent methyltransferase, producing the protein MTDAGTSGGQIDTGKPHSARMYDYYLGGKDNYPVDAEAAEQVISLFPATREMARTNRSFMHRASRLLAERGTRQFLDIGTGIPTEPNLHQVVQGVVPQARVVYADNDPIVLRHAQALLHSSPEGKTAYVHGDVREPGKIVAAARETLDFTRPIALSLVALLHLVADEDEPGRIVRELLEPLPSGSYLTLSHATGDFDPETWERVVEVYREAGTAAQVRSREEFSAFFTDLELVDPGVVPAAQWHPELGEQRGGDGEDEEMPLYVAVGRKP; encoded by the coding sequence GTGACAGACGCCGGGACCAGCGGGGGACAGATCGACACCGGCAAACCCCACTCGGCACGCATGTACGACTACTACCTCGGCGGGAAGGACAACTATCCGGTCGACGCGGAGGCGGCCGAGCAGGTGATCTCCCTCTTCCCCGCGACCAGGGAAATGGCGCGGACCAACCGCTCGTTCATGCACCGCGCCTCCCGGCTGCTGGCCGAGCGGGGAACCCGGCAGTTCCTCGACATCGGCACCGGCATCCCGACGGAGCCGAACCTCCACCAGGTCGTCCAGGGTGTCGTCCCGCAGGCCCGGGTGGTGTACGCGGACAACGATCCGATCGTCCTCCGGCACGCCCAGGCCCTGCTGCACAGCTCGCCGGAAGGAAAGACCGCCTACGTCCACGGCGACGTGCGGGAACCGGGAAAGATCGTCGCGGCGGCTCGGGAGACCCTCGACTTCACCCGGCCGATCGCGTTGTCCCTCGTGGCCCTGCTGCACCTGGTGGCGGACGAGGACGAGCCCGGCCGGATCGTCCGCGAGCTGCTCGAACCCCTGCCCTCCGGAAGCTACTTGACGCTCTCCCATGCGACGGGTGACTTCGACCCGGAGACCTGGGAGCGGGTCGTCGAGGTGTACCGCGAGGCCGGGACGGCGGCGCAGGTGCGCAGTCGCGAAGAGTTCTCGGCGTTCTTCACGGACCTTGAACTGGTGGATCCCGGCGTGGTGCCGGCCGCTCAGTGGCACCCCGAGCTCGGTGAACAGCGCGGCGGCGACGGCGAGGACGAGGAGATGCCCCTCTACGTGGCGGTCGGCCGCAAGCCCTGA
- a CDS encoding 3' terminal RNA ribose 2'-O-methyltransferase Hen1: MFLTLTTTGTPERPATELGFLLHKHPEKAQTFSTSYGTAHVLYPEADAERCTAALLLEVDAVALVRRGKGKGRGGAPDAALAQYVNDRPYAASSLLAVALSSVFSSAMKGVCNARPELPAVPRPLRIEVPALPARGGPGLVRRLFEPLGWTVTAEPVPLDAEFPQWGDSRYVRLELESADRTLAEALRHLYVLLPVLDDAKHYWVSSDEVDKLLRAGEGWLPGHPEQKLITSRYLSRRWSLTRQATERLELVRLAEADDSEVEEIDNAVEADTETEERPTPLAVQRREAITAALKASGAARVLDLGCGQGQLVQTLLEDPAFTEIVGLDVSMRALTIASRRLKLDRMGERQAARVKLLQGSLAYTDHRLKGYDAAVLSEVIEHVDLPRLPALEYAVFGAARPRTVLVTTPNVEYNVRWENLPAGHVRHGDHRFEWTRAQFRAWAEAVAERHGYGAEFVSVGPDDPEVGPPTQMAVFTLTTPKEAKAA, translated from the coding sequence GTGTTTCTGACCCTCACGACCACCGGCACCCCGGAGCGTCCCGCCACCGAGCTCGGCTTCCTGCTGCACAAGCATCCCGAGAAGGCGCAGACGTTCTCCACGTCCTACGGCACGGCCCACGTCCTGTACCCCGAGGCGGACGCCGAGCGCTGCACGGCGGCGCTGCTGCTGGAGGTCGACGCGGTGGCCCTGGTCCGGCGCGGCAAGGGCAAGGGCCGGGGCGGCGCCCCGGACGCGGCACTCGCGCAGTACGTCAACGACCGCCCGTACGCCGCCTCCTCCCTCCTCGCCGTGGCGCTGAGCAGCGTGTTCTCCAGCGCGATGAAGGGTGTCTGCAACGCCCGGCCCGAACTGCCCGCCGTCCCCCGGCCGTTGCGGATCGAGGTGCCCGCGCTGCCCGCCCGCGGCGGCCCCGGGCTCGTACGACGGCTCTTCGAGCCGCTGGGCTGGACGGTCACCGCCGAGCCCGTGCCGCTGGACGCCGAGTTCCCGCAGTGGGGCGACTCGCGCTACGTCCGGCTCGAACTGGAGTCCGCTGACCGCACCCTCGCCGAGGCCCTGCGCCACCTCTACGTCCTGCTTCCGGTCCTGGACGACGCCAAGCACTACTGGGTCTCCTCCGACGAGGTCGACAAGCTGCTGCGCGCCGGTGAGGGCTGGCTGCCCGGCCACCCGGAGCAGAAGCTGATCACCAGCCGGTACCTCTCGCGCCGCTGGTCGCTGACCCGGCAGGCGACGGAGCGGCTGGAGCTGGTGCGGCTGGCCGAGGCCGACGACAGCGAGGTCGAGGAGATCGACAACGCGGTCGAGGCCGATACCGAGACCGAGGAGCGGCCGACCCCGCTGGCCGTACAGCGCCGGGAGGCGATCACCGCCGCGCTCAAGGCGTCCGGGGCCGCCCGGGTGCTCGATCTCGGTTGCGGGCAGGGCCAGTTGGTGCAGACGCTGCTCGAGGACCCGGCGTTCACGGAGATCGTGGGGCTGGACGTCTCGATGCGGGCGCTCACCATCGCCTCCCGGCGGCTGAAGCTGGACCGCATGGGGGAGCGGCAGGCCGCGCGCGTCAAGCTCCTCCAGGGCTCGCTCGCGTACACCGACCACCGGCTCAAGGGGTACGACGCCGCCGTGCTCAGCGAGGTGATCGAGCACGTCGACCTGCCCCGGCTGCCCGCCCTGGAGTACGCCGTGTTCGGCGCCGCCCGCCCCCGGACCGTCCTCGTGACGACCCCGAACGTCGAGTACAACGTGCGCTGGGAGAACCTCCCGGCCGGCCACGTCCGGCACGGCGACCACCGCTTCGAGTGGACCCGCGCGCAGTTCCGGGCCTGGGCGGAGGCGGTGGCCGAACGGCACGGATACGGGGCGGAGTTCGTCTCCGTCGGCCCGGACGACCCGGAGGTGGGACCGCCCACCCAGATGGCCGTGTTCACCCTGACCACCCCGAAGGAGGCGAAGGCGGCATGA
- a CDS encoding DUF6099 family protein, which translates to MDAVRLIVTSRRSLAAGGDVPGILAEVWQAQALAQAIGSRLAVAGPPELRGEALGLTELAGRGCGVLDPPELAPGELRAGQLTELGDARHTLMYLGGLLGEVGIALVGLACAADDEGTYWQCMEAIDAADESRDRVLEMLRRLADREQALPEREAG; encoded by the coding sequence ATGGACGCGGTGCGGCTCATCGTGACGAGCAGGCGGTCCCTGGCCGCCGGCGGCGACGTACCGGGGATCCTGGCCGAAGTGTGGCAGGCGCAGGCCCTCGCGCAGGCGATAGGAAGTCGCCTCGCGGTCGCGGGCCCGCCCGAACTGCGCGGCGAGGCCCTGGGGTTGACGGAGCTGGCGGGCCGCGGCTGCGGTGTCCTCGACCCGCCCGAACTGGCTCCCGGTGAGCTGCGCGCGGGCCAGCTCACCGAGCTGGGCGACGCCCGCCACACCCTGATGTACCTGGGCGGCCTCCTCGGCGAGGTCGGCATAGCCCTCGTGGGCCTCGCCTGCGCCGCGGACGACGAGGGCACGTACTGGCAGTGCATGGAGGCCATCGACGCGGCGGACGAGTCACGGGACCGCGTCCTGGAAATGCTCCGCAGACTCGCGGACCGGGAGCAGGCGTTACCGGAGAGGGAGGCGGGGTAG
- a CDS encoding polynucleotide kinase-phosphatase: MTDVREGRVLPVTDLSLVVLVGASGSGKSTFARRHFKPTEIISSDFCRGLVSDDKNDQSATSDAFDVLHYIAGKRLAAGRRTVVDATSVQPEARRQLVELARRYDVLPIAIVLDVPEDVCAERNAARTGRADMPRRVIQRHIRELRRSLRHLEREGFRKVHVLRGVEDVENATVVTEKRFNDLTHLTGPFDIIGDIHGCSAELESLLGKLGYTDGVHPEGRTAVFVGDLVDRGPHSPGVLRRVMTMVKSGNALCVPGNHENKYGRYLRGRKVQHTHGLAETIEQMAGESEEFAAEVREFIDGLVSHYVLDGGRLVVCHAGLPERYHGRTSGRVRSHALYGDTTGETDEFGLPVRYPWAEEYRGRAAVVYGHTPVPEATWLNNTICLDTGAVFGGKLTALRWPERELVDVPAERVWYEPVKPLRTEAPGGHDGRPLDLADVHGRRVVETRHQGRISIREENAAAALEVMSRFAVDPRLLPYLPPTMAPTATSHVDGYLEHPAEAFAQYAADGVARVVCEEKHMGSRAVALVCRDAETARKRFGVDGATGSLYTRTGRPFLDDDAHTEEILDRMRTAIGDAGLWDELETDWLLLDAELMPWSLKASGLLRSQYAAVGAASGAVFPGVLAALQDAAARGVDVTGLLSRTRERSADAAAFTEAYRRYCWITDGLDGVRLAPFQILAVQGRSLAGLPHDEQLALLDRLVEHDGSGLLQTTRRLYVDTGDPESVQAGVDWWLEMTGRGGEGMVVKPVGAVVRDSQGRLVQPGIKCRGREYLRIIYGPEYTRPENLARLRSRFLNHKRSLAIREYALGLEALDRLAGGEPLWRVHEAVFGVLALESEPVDPRL; this comes from the coding sequence ATGACCGACGTACGCGAGGGCCGCGTCCTGCCCGTCACCGACCTCTCCCTGGTGGTGCTCGTCGGCGCCTCCGGCTCGGGCAAGTCCACGTTTGCCCGCAGGCACTTCAAGCCGACCGAGATCATCTCGTCCGACTTCTGCCGTGGTCTCGTCTCGGACGACAAGAACGACCAGAGCGCCACCAGCGACGCCTTCGACGTCCTGCACTACATCGCGGGCAAGCGCCTAGCCGCGGGCCGCCGTACCGTCGTGGACGCGACCAGCGTGCAGCCCGAGGCGCGCCGTCAGCTGGTCGAGCTGGCCCGGCGGTACGACGTCCTGCCGATAGCCATCGTGCTCGACGTGCCCGAGGACGTGTGCGCCGAGCGCAACGCGGCCCGCACCGGCCGCGCGGACATGCCCCGCCGGGTCATCCAGCGCCACATCCGCGAACTCCGCCGCTCCCTCCGGCACCTGGAGCGCGAGGGCTTCCGCAAGGTGCACGTCCTGCGGGGCGTGGAGGACGTCGAGAACGCCACGGTCGTCACCGAGAAGCGCTTCAACGACCTCACCCACCTCACCGGTCCCTTCGACATCATCGGCGACATCCACGGCTGCTCCGCCGAACTGGAGTCGCTGCTGGGCAAGTTGGGCTACACCGACGGGGTCCACCCCGAGGGCCGGACCGCCGTCTTCGTCGGCGACCTGGTCGACCGGGGCCCCCACAGCCCGGGCGTGCTGCGTCGCGTGATGACGATGGTGAAGTCCGGCAACGCCCTGTGCGTGCCCGGCAACCATGAGAACAAGTACGGCCGCTACCTGCGCGGCCGCAAGGTGCAGCACACCCACGGCCTCGCCGAGACCATCGAGCAGATGGCGGGCGAGAGCGAGGAGTTCGCCGCCGAGGTACGGGAGTTCATCGACGGCCTCGTCAGCCACTACGTCCTCGACGGCGGCCGGCTGGTCGTCTGCCACGCCGGGCTGCCCGAGAGGTACCACGGCCGGACCTCCGGCCGGGTCCGCAGCCACGCCCTGTACGGCGACACGACCGGGGAGACCGACGAGTTCGGCCTGCCGGTGCGCTACCCGTGGGCGGAGGAGTACCGGGGCCGGGCGGCGGTCGTCTACGGCCACACCCCCGTCCCGGAGGCCACCTGGCTCAACAACACCATCTGCCTGGACACCGGCGCCGTCTTCGGCGGCAAGCTCACCGCGCTGCGCTGGCCGGAGCGCGAGCTGGTCGACGTACCGGCCGAGCGGGTCTGGTACGAGCCGGTGAAGCCGCTGCGCACCGAGGCACCCGGCGGGCACGACGGCCGTCCGCTGGACCTGGCGGACGTGCACGGCCGCCGGGTCGTGGAGACCCGGCACCAGGGCCGGATCTCGATCCGCGAGGAGAACGCGGCGGCTGCCCTGGAGGTCATGAGCCGTTTCGCGGTGGACCCGCGGCTGCTGCCGTACCTCCCGCCGACGATGGCCCCGACGGCGACTTCGCACGTCGACGGCTACCTGGAGCACCCGGCCGAGGCCTTCGCCCAGTACGCGGCGGACGGTGTCGCGCGGGTCGTGTGCGAGGAGAAGCACATGGGCTCGCGGGCGGTGGCCCTGGTGTGCCGGGACGCGGAGACGGCCCGCAAGCGCTTCGGCGTCGACGGCGCCACCGGGTCCCTCTACACCCGCACCGGCCGCCCGTTCCTGGACGACGACGCCCACACCGAGGAGATCCTCGACCGGATGCGCACGGCGATCGGCGACGCCGGCCTCTGGGACGAGCTGGAGACCGACTGGCTGCTGCTCGACGCCGAGCTGATGCCCTGGTCGCTGAAGGCGTCCGGGCTGCTGCGCTCGCAGTACGCCGCCGTGGGTGCCGCGTCCGGCGCGGTGTTCCCGGGCGTGCTGGCGGCGCTTCAGGACGCGGCGGCACGGGGCGTCGACGTGACCGGACTGCTGTCCCGCACCCGCGAACGGTCCGCCGACGCCGCCGCGTTCACCGAGGCGTACCGCCGCTACTGCTGGATCACGGACGGCCTGGACGGCGTCCGCCTGGCACCGTTCCAGATCCTCGCGGTCCAGGGCCGCAGCCTCGCCGGACTGCCGCACGACGAGCAGCTCGCCCTCCTCGACCGGCTCGTCGAGCACGACGGCAGCGGCCTGCTCCAGACCACCCGGCGGCTGTACGTCGACACGGGCGACCCCGAGTCGGTCCAGGCCGGTGTCGACTGGTGGCTGGAGATGACCGGCCGCGGCGGCGAGGGCATGGTCGTCAAGCCCGTCGGCGCGGTGGTCCGCGACAGCCAGGGCCGCCTGGTGCAGCCCGGCATCAAGTGCCGCGGCCGCGAGTACCTGCGGATCATCTACGGCCCCGAGTACACGCGCCCGGAGAACCTGGCGCGCCTGCGCTCGCGGTTCCTCAACCACAAGCGGTCCCTGGCGATCCGCGAATACGCGCTCGGTCTGGAGGCCCTGGACCGGCTGGCCGGGGGCGAGCCGCTGTGGCGGGTGCACGAGGCGGTCTTCGGGGTGCTGGCACTGGAGTCGGAGCCGGTGGACCCGCGGCTGTGA